From one Methanomicrobia archaeon genomic stretch:
- the comD gene encoding sulfopyruvate decarboxylase subunit alpha yields MPEPARAVLEIVKRNKIDVVSTLPCEKFSALLQLVAHDQALCHVGLNREENGVGISAGAYLAGGKPLMIIQSTGLGTVLNALMSLTVTYELPLPILASWRGVYNERIEAQVPLGTALPKLLAALDLKHTIIEDATQLGSVEAVIQDAFENERPHIALISPRTWDPDERIPVTTVPQYDKPCVLKYTRDRRRPELSRYGAIRIITEYLREEAVIANIGVPSKELYAAKDRELHFYMLGSLGQASPIGLGVALKTRRETLVLDGNGSLQMSTILPLIAELRLENLTVVCLDNGTWGSTGDQPAPYMDMDLMAFSAGIETVQRATTEAELRSLLEGVYETRGPRFLHVTVKPGNADVGNIPLGAPALKRRFMAALSQSCRLR; encoded by the coding sequence ATGCCCGAACCCGCACGCGCCGTCCTGGAGATAGTGAAGCGGAACAAGATAGACGTGGTCTCGACGCTGCCCTGTGAGAAATTCAGTGCGCTTTTGCAGCTTGTAGCGCACGATCAAGCACTCTGCCATGTCGGCTTGAACCGTGAAGAGAACGGCGTTGGGATCTCGGCAGGCGCGTATCTCGCAGGTGGCAAGCCGCTCATGATCATCCAGAGCACGGGCCTGGGTACAGTACTCAATGCCCTCATGTCGCTCACGGTTACGTATGAGCTGCCGTTACCGATACTGGCCAGCTGGCGCGGTGTGTACAACGAGCGCATCGAGGCGCAGGTTCCCCTGGGAACTGCACTGCCGAAACTATTGGCTGCGCTGGATCTGAAACACACGATCATAGAGGATGCCACACAGCTGGGATCAGTAGAGGCTGTTATTCAAGACGCGTTCGAGAATGAACGCCCGCATATCGCGCTCATCTCGCCGCGGACCTGGGACCCTGATGAACGGATACCGGTAACTACCGTTCCGCAATACGATAAGCCGTGCGTCCTTAAGTATACCCGCGACCGGAGAAGGCCTGAGCTGAGCAGATACGGGGCGATACGCATAATCACCGAGTATCTGCGCGAAGAAGCGGTGATTGCGAACATAGGCGTGCCGAGCAAGGAGCTGTATGCTGCTAAAGATCGCGAGTTGCATTTTTACATGCTCGGCAGCCTGGGCCAGGCCTCTCCGATCGGGCTGGGTGTCGCGTTGAAGACACGACGGGAGACGCTGGTGCTGGATGGCAATGGCAGTCTCCAGATGAGCACCATTTTGCCGCTCATCGCCGAGTTGCGGCTGGAGAATCTGACCGTTGTGTGTCTGGATAATGGCACCTGGGGTAGCACCGGCGACCAACCTGCACCGTACATGGATATGGACCTGATGGCGTTCAGCGCGGGCATCGAGACGGTCCAGCGGGCAACGACAGAAGCAGAGTTGCGATCCCTGCTGGAGGGGGTATACGAAACTCGAGGTCCGCGATTTCTCCACGTTACCGTTAAGCCCGGCAATGCCGACGTCGGAAACATCCCCTTAGGGGCCCCGGCGCTGAAGCGGCGCTTCATGGCCGCGCTCAGTCAGTCGTGCCGTTTAAGGTAA
- a CDS encoding cysteate synthase has translation MEAEKYQLKCVAGGEVVVDRYTNTCPEGHESLLRTVYRRKQIRKRSGLGMFNYIDWLPVDEAVPTNASPITYKSGAFGQELGLNELYISFSGYWPERGAYLKTCTFKELEALPTVQRVKERAGGKIVTVASAGNTSRAFAAVSSATGMPVLAVVPSSSLTRMWTTTGNHAHIFLIAVDGDYSDAIAVGKQLAKLEGLVEEGGVKNVARRDGMGVVELEAAFAMRGLPAFYFQAVGSGAGAIAAWEAFDRLIVDGRFGARMPRIVIAQNLPFAPMVSAWQAGRAELIAELDMKDAEQAIRQLYADVLSTRNPPYAITGGVYDMLSNTAGMTYGITNAEAREAERLFEAEEGIDLDPAAAVAVASLLKAVAEGVVKREDRILLNITGGGYKRVKQDCTLYHIEKRMALQPAEWRLDDVERELREFVRAL, from the coding sequence ATGGAAGCAGAGAAATATCAGTTGAAATGTGTGGCAGGTGGCGAAGTCGTTGTGGATCGCTATACGAATACGTGCCCGGAAGGTCACGAGTCGCTGTTACGTACGGTTTACCGCAGGAAGCAGATACGTAAACGGTCCGGGCTGGGGATGTTCAACTATATCGACTGGCTGCCCGTGGACGAGGCGGTACCGACGAATGCGAGTCCGATTACGTACAAAAGCGGGGCCTTCGGACAGGAGCTCGGCTTGAACGAGTTATATATCAGTTTCAGCGGCTACTGGCCTGAGCGCGGGGCGTACCTGAAGACCTGCACGTTCAAGGAGTTGGAGGCGCTGCCGACGGTACAGCGTGTGAAAGAGCGCGCGGGCGGGAAGATCGTGACTGTGGCCTCAGCCGGGAATACATCACGAGCATTTGCTGCGGTCTCTTCTGCAACGGGCATGCCCGTGCTCGCAGTCGTCCCAAGCAGTTCCCTCACGCGGATGTGGACGACCACAGGAAACCACGCGCACATCTTCCTGATCGCGGTGGACGGCGATTACTCAGATGCCATTGCCGTCGGCAAGCAGCTAGCGAAGTTGGAGGGACTCGTCGAGGAGGGCGGTGTGAAGAACGTAGCGCGAAGGGACGGCATGGGCGTGGTCGAGCTCGAAGCCGCATTCGCGATGCGCGGTCTGCCAGCGTTTTATTTCCAGGCGGTGGGCAGTGGCGCGGGCGCGATCGCCGCGTGGGAAGCGTTCGACCGGCTGATTGTAGATGGCCGCTTTGGTGCGCGAATGCCGAGGATCGTGATCGCGCAGAATCTCCCGTTCGCGCCTATGGTCAGTGCCTGGCAGGCTGGTCGAGCGGAGCTCATCGCGGAACTGGATATGAAAGATGCCGAGCAGGCGATTCGGCAGCTGTACGCGGACGTGCTCTCCACGCGGAATCCGCCGTATGCCATTACCGGTGGCGTGTATGATATGCTCTCGAACACTGCGGGGATGACGTACGGAATAACGAACGCCGAGGCACGGGAAGCGGAACGGTTATTCGAGGCTGAGGAGGGGATCGATCTGGATCCTGCAGCAGCCGTGGCGGTTGCATCCTTACTGAAAGCTGTTGCGGAGGGTGTGGTCAAGCGGGAGGACAGGATTTTGCTGAATATCACCGGCGGCGGCTATAAACGGGTGAAGCAGGATTGCACGCTCTATCACATAGAAAAGCGGATGGCGCTCCAGCCCGCTGAATGGAGGTTGGATGACGTAGAAAGAGAGCTCCGGGAGTTTGTTCGGGCTTTGTAG
- a CDS encoding methanogenesis marker 16 metalloprotein, whose translation MEKRRTLAEIRENLKRDKAVVMTAEELCSRVRSGEEIRFEDVDVVTSATCGVMSGTYAVLSIPVAAHGEFERATTVTLNGVPAFVGPCPNERLGIVDLIVYGTSRRDSSYGGGHLFRALVAQEEIAVVVETADGRTLETRTDLAQIPVARLCSTRNAFKNYFAFVNAQADAVASIFSVRALKGPFRELTFSGCGELNPLEKDPLMETIGMGTKILMNGAEGFVLGQGTRSTAAKPNLMGSADMHGMLPEYLGGFRTAAGPEIRTAWAVPIPIVNPQLLERVKTLDEAIPLDVLDVHTRLPVGKITYADVWRDRSVRFERSRCLECDQCEVANRCPTEAFDARTKERDEGVCCNCGACVQLCAGGAFRGHLGVVTVAGKEIPVTLRQSDRKRAVKLAVLLKQKITDGTFTLTEPVARLPGSYCESR comes from the coding sequence ATGGAGAAGCGAAGGACACTAGCGGAAATACGGGAGAACCTAAAGCGTGACAAAGCGGTCGTGATGACCGCTGAGGAGCTCTGCAGCCGTGTGCGGAGCGGTGAGGAGATACGGTTCGAAGATGTTGACGTTGTTACCTCGGCCACCTGTGGCGTCATGAGCGGGACGTATGCGGTTCTTTCGATCCCCGTTGCAGCACACGGCGAATTCGAGCGTGCCACAACGGTTACCCTGAATGGTGTACCGGCCTTTGTCGGGCCTTGCCCCAACGAACGGCTTGGTATCGTTGACCTTATCGTCTACGGGACGTCTCGAAGGGATAGCAGCTACGGTGGTGGGCATCTGTTCCGAGCACTGGTTGCACAGGAGGAGATAGCGGTTGTGGTAGAGACCGCAGATGGCCGGACGCTCGAAACGAGAACGGATCTTGCTCAAATACCGGTTGCACGACTCTGCAGCACGCGGAATGCCTTTAAGAACTATTTCGCATTTGTCAATGCACAGGCGGACGCCGTCGCTTCGATATTCTCAGTGCGCGCCTTGAAAGGGCCGTTCCGAGAGCTGACGTTCTCGGGCTGTGGCGAGTTGAACCCGCTGGAGAAGGATCCGCTCATGGAGACCATCGGTATGGGCACGAAGATCTTGATGAACGGTGCAGAGGGTTTTGTTCTCGGTCAGGGTACCCGGAGTACTGCGGCGAAGCCGAATTTGATGGGTAGTGCGGATATGCACGGGATGCTGCCTGAGTACCTCGGCGGCTTTCGCACTGCCGCGGGGCCGGAGATAAGGACCGCATGGGCCGTGCCCATTCCGATCGTGAACCCGCAGCTGCTGGAGAGGGTAAAGACGCTCGATGAGGCGATACCGCTTGACGTCCTGGACGTTCACACAAGACTGCCGGTCGGTAAGATAACCTATGCGGACGTCTGGCGTGACCGTTCCGTGCGGTTCGAGCGATCGCGCTGTCTCGAATGCGATCAGTGCGAGGTCGCGAACCGGTGCCCGACCGAGGCGTTTGATGCCCGGACGAAAGAACGAGACGAGGGGGTCTGTTGCAACTGCGGTGCATGCGTGCAACTATGCGCCGGGGGCGCTTTTCGCGGTCATCTCGGCGTTGTTACCGTTGCTGGAAAGGAGATTCCCGTTACCTTGCGGCAGTCGGACCGAAAACGGGCGGTAAAATTGGCCGTATTGCTGAAGCAAAAGATCACTGACGGGACGTTCACGCTTACTGAACCGGTGGCACGCTTACCGGGTAGTTACTGCGAATCGAGGTGA
- a CDS encoding helix-turn-helix domain-containing protein: protein MTAADELLTELFVQDQALSTALTRAIKQKLGLSVGEFSAHSGIPASTLYKILSGARDPNLRTFRRILNTIRAIEGVEAKTKQKFIAIVGTRSVLDEIEQMSISVDTRTIDIKEYAVTGIEEAIISAIQAERDGAAALVCAPIVSSTIEKVLTIPVATIRPKSSITRALELVARKIS from the coding sequence ATGACCGCTGCAGATGAGCTGCTTACCGAGCTCTTTGTCCAGGATCAGGCACTCTCTACCGCATTGACCAGGGCGATCAAGCAGAAGCTGGGCCTGAGCGTCGGCGAATTCAGTGCGCACTCAGGCATTCCGGCCAGCACGCTCTACAAGATCCTCTCCGGTGCGCGTGATCCGAACTTGCGTACCTTCCGCAGGATCCTGAACACGATCAGAGCGATCGAGGGCGTAGAAGCGAAGACGAAGCAGAAATTCATCGCGATCGTGGGTACCCGGAGCGTCCTGGACGAGATCGAGCAGATGAGCATCTCGGTGGACACCCGGACCATTGATATCAAGGAGTACGCTGTCACGGGCATCGAGGAGGCGATCATCAGTGCGATCCAGGCGGAACGCGACGGTGCGGCCGCGCTGGTCTGCGCACCGATCGTGAGCTCCACGATCGAGAAAGTGCTGACCATACCCGTGGCCACGATCAGGCCGAAATCCAGTATCACGCGTGCGCTCGAGCTGGTAGCGCGGAAGATCAGTTGA
- the phoU gene encoding phosphate signaling complex protein PhoU, translating to MKVRKEYLDALEKLKKDTLKMGELSQIAAKNAIAALVNHDKTLASNLLEANSVIDKIEFEIENQCMRLLALQQPMAGDLRLIGTCLKIITDLDRISDLAGDIAEIVVQIADEPYAKPLIDIPRISEITQGMLTDCLAAFETQKIEQLQDFSERDDLVDGLFGQIRRELVAIMIENPRAITSASHLIFIALHQERIADHACNIASRIIYMVTGERKKLE from the coding sequence ATGAAAGTCAGAAAGGAGTATCTGGATGCGTTGGAGAAGCTCAAAAAAGATACGCTCAAGATGGGCGAGCTCTCGCAGATCGCAGCAAAGAACGCGATCGCCGCGCTGGTCAACCATGATAAGACCCTGGCATCGAACCTGCTCGAAGCGAACAGCGTCATTGATAAAATAGAATTTGAGATTGAGAATCAGTGTATGCGGCTGCTGGCGCTGCAGCAGCCCATGGCTGGTGATCTCAGACTGATCGGTACCTGCCTGAAGATCATCACGGACTTAGATCGGATCAGCGACCTCGCGGGCGATATCGCCGAGATCGTCGTACAAATCGCGGATGAGCCGTATGCGAAACCGCTGATCGATATCCCGCGGATCTCTGAGATCACGCAGGGCATGCTCACCGATTGCCTCGCGGCATTCGAAACGCAGAAGATCGAGCAGTTACAGGATTTCTCGGAACGCGATGACCTGGTCGACGGGCTCTTTGGTCAGATACGGCGCGAGCTGGTCGCGATCATGATCGAGAACCCGCGTGCGATAACGAGCGCGAGCCATCTGATCTTCATCGCACTGCACCAGGAGCGGATCGCGGACCATGCCTGCAATATCGCTTCGCGCATCATTTATATGGTGACGGGTGAGCGGAAAAAGTTGGAGTGA
- the pstB gene encoding phosphate ABC transporter ATP-binding protein translates to MSKIETIDLNVYYRNGSVHGLKNVQMKIEANMITALIGPSGCGKTTFLRALNRMNELKGAKTTGKVLVDGRNIYDPKEDVIQLRKKVGMVFQQPNPFPMSIYDNIAYGPRIHGQKRNMDSVVEESLKKAALWDEVADRLDENALGFSGGQQQRLCIARALAVNPEIILLDEPCSALDPISTARIEELLQELKQEYTIVIVTHNMQQAARVSDYTAFFYMGELLECGKTSRIFERPDDKRTEDYITGRYG, encoded by the coding sequence ATGAGCAAAATCGAGACGATCGACCTGAATGTCTATTATCGGAACGGCTCAGTGCACGGTTTGAAGAACGTGCAGATGAAGATCGAGGCGAACATGATCACCGCGCTCATCGGCCCCTCGGGCTGTGGTAAGACCACGTTCCTCAGAGCACTGAACCGTATGAACGAGCTGAAAGGCGCGAAGACGACGGGCAAGGTCCTCGTCGACGGGCGGAACATCTATGATCCGAAGGAGGATGTGATCCAGTTGCGGAAGAAGGTGGGCATGGTCTTCCAGCAGCCCAACCCGTTTCCGATGAGCATCTACGATAATATCGCCTACGGCCCGCGGATCCACGGCCAGAAGAGGAACATGGACAGCGTGGTGGAGGAGAGCCTGAAGAAGGCTGCGCTCTGGGACGAGGTCGCGGATCGGTTGGACGAGAACGCATTGGGCTTCTCCGGCGGGCAGCAGCAGCGGCTCTGTATCGCACGCGCCCTGGCGGTCAACCCCGAGATCATCCTCCTGGACGAGCCCTGCTCGGCTCTGGATCCGATCTCGACCGCGCGTATCGAAGAGCTCTTGCAAGAATTGAAGCAAGAATATACCATTGTGATCGTCACGCACAACATGCAGCAGGCCGCTCGTGTCTCTGATTACACCGCGTTCTTCTATATGGGCGAGCTGCTCGAGTGCGGAAAGACCTCGCGGATCTTCGAGCGGCCGGATGATAAGCGCACTGAGGATTATATTACCGGGAGGTATGGCTAG
- the pstA gene encoding phosphate ABC transporter permease PstA, with protein MRIETEEKLVKAGLSATALISVFVLFIVVLYIFLNGIGAISPEFLREAPYRFEYGGIFPQIIGSLCLVGVCLLFAVPLGLASAIYLAEYAPDNMITSSVRFFVECLAGVPSIVIGLFGLAFLVYYLGIGVSLLAGGLALGFMILPWTVRASEEAIKTVPQAYREASLALGVTKWKTIWHVVLKSAYPGIITGILLGMGKAIGETAVVLLTAGSGLESFLPRSLRDPVASLPVYVYMLATQGHTSEALSRAFGASLVLIALFLAISVFALVLRNRYVKKMGGGR; from the coding sequence ATGAGAATAGAAACGGAAGAAAAACTGGTGAAGGCCGGATTGAGCGCAACGGCGCTTATCTCCGTCTTCGTGCTCTTCATCGTCGTGCTCTATATCTTCCTCAATGGGATCGGGGCAATCAGTCCCGAGTTCTTGCGTGAAGCTCCTTACCGGTTTGAATACGGCGGCATCTTTCCCCAGATCATCGGCTCACTCTGCCTGGTCGGGGTCTGCCTCCTCTTTGCCGTACCCCTGGGCTTAGCGTCCGCGATCTACCTCGCGGAGTACGCACCTGACAACATGATCACCAGCAGCGTGCGCTTCTTTGTGGAATGCCTGGCCGGTGTACCCTCTATCGTGATCGGGCTCTTCGGGCTGGCGTTCCTCGTCTACTACCTGGGCATCGGCGTTTCCCTGCTCGCCGGCGGGCTGGCACTCGGGTTCATGATCCTGCCGTGGACGGTGCGCGCGAGCGAAGAAGCGATAAAGACCGTGCCGCAGGCGTATCGAGAAGCGTCACTGGCGCTCGGCGTGACGAAATGGAAGACCATTTGGCATGTTGTCCTGAAGAGCGCATACCCCGGGATCATCACGGGGATACTCCTGGGCATGGGCAAGGCGATCGGGGAGACTGCGGTCGTGCTCTTAACCGCGGGCTCGGGCCTGGAATCATTCCTCCCCCGGTCGTTACGCGATCCCGTGGCCTCGCTACCCGTGTATGTCTACATGCTGGCCACCCAGGGCCATACGTCGGAAGCGCTCTCGCGCGCATTCGGCGCCTCACTCGTGCTCATCGCGCTCTTTTTAGCGATCAGTGTCTTTGCGCTCGTGCTCAGGAACCGGTACGTGAAGAAGATGGGCGGGGGGAGGTAG
- the pstC gene encoding phosphate ABC transporter permease subunit PstC → MTLNGSALEWLIEKVLFACALSSILIVLFIIFFIFKEGFPALALGTEFFFGMTWWPSRGLFGIVPTVVSTFIVGIGALGIAALIGIPTAIYLAEFAPEWMRNIIKPSVEMLVGIPSIVLGFFGLMVLVVAIRDNLGGYGECILAGWLILAVMTLPHVISISEDAIRAVPKAYKEASLGLGATQLQTIRKVILPHAKSGILASLMLGMGNAIGETMAVLMVIGNPNIPGIPTSVLDSVRVLTSTIVIEHAYVDWGSMHQHALFALGAVLFFIVAILNLITTAIIRKGMRKTR, encoded by the coding sequence ATGACGCTCAACGGGAGCGCGCTCGAGTGGCTAATCGAGAAAGTGCTCTTCGCCTGCGCGCTCTCTTCTATCCTTATCGTGCTTTTTATCATCTTTTTTATCTTTAAGGAGGGCTTTCCGGCCCTCGCGCTGGGCACCGAGTTCTTCTTCGGGATGACCTGGTGGCCTTCCCGTGGCCTCTTTGGGATCGTGCCGACGGTGGTGAGCACCTTCATCGTGGGTATCGGCGCTCTGGGCATCGCCGCGCTTATCGGGATACCGACCGCGATCTATCTGGCGGAATTCGCGCCTGAATGGATGCGGAATATCATCAAGCCGAGCGTCGAGATGCTGGTGGGCATACCCTCGATCGTGCTCGGGTTCTTCGGCTTGATGGTGCTCGTGGTCGCGATCAGGGACAACCTCGGAGGCTACGGCGAGTGTATCCTCGCGGGTTGGTTGATCCTCGCGGTGATGACGCTCCCACACGTTATCAGCATCTCTGAGGACGCGATCCGTGCAGTGCCGAAGGCTTATAAGGAAGCTTCGCTCGGGCTCGGCGCGACCCAATTACAGACCATCAGAAAGGTGATCCTGCCCCATGCGAAGTCCGGCATCCTGGCCTCACTGATGCTCGGCATGGGGAACGCGATCGGCGAGACCATGGCGGTCCTCATGGTGATCGGTAACCCGAATATCCCCGGTATACCCACGAGCGTGCTGGACTCGGTGCGCGTGCTCACCTCTACGATCGTGATCGAGCATGCCTATGTTGATTGGGGTTCGATGCACCAGCATGCGCTCTTCGCGCTCGGCGCGGTCCTCTTCTTCATCGTCGCGATCCTCAATCTGATCACCACCGCGATCATCCGGAAAGGTATGAGGAAGACCAGATGA
- a CDS encoding metallophosphoesterase, translating into MKIAHISDIHAAEAHFLPEVAENVIAKLHALAPEILVVTGDLTDAGYPHEFERARRFIERIACDISVVIPGNHDVRNVGYLGFEASFGPRSKVERHCGVTLVGLDSTQPDLDDGHVGRDKYEWLEQCLTHHPDDLTVVALHHHVLPVPKTGRERNILTDAGDMLDILMRCHVDLVLCGHRHVPWVWNLNGMVIANAGTACSNRVKWQIPQSFNLIELDDDRKKGVLEIFRISARGEQELVFSTRHKEEGT; encoded by the coding sequence ATGAAGATTGCGCACATCTCGGATATCCATGCTGCGGAGGCCCATTTCCTGCCTGAAGTGGCGGAGAACGTGATCGCGAAGCTGCATGCACTCGCGCCTGAAATCCTGGTTGTTACCGGTGATCTGACCGATGCGGGCTATCCGCACGAATTCGAGCGCGCGCGCAGGTTCATCGAGCGTATTGCGTGCGACATCTCAGTGGTTATCCCCGGGAATCATGACGTGCGGAACGTGGGCTATCTGGGGTTTGAAGCGAGCTTCGGACCGCGGTCGAAGGTCGAGCGTCACTGTGGTGTGACCCTTGTAGGGCTCGATTCCACCCAGCCGGACCTCGATGATGGCCATGTGGGCCGGGATAAGTACGAATGGCTCGAGCAGTGTCTCACCCACCACCCGGACGACCTCACCGTGGTTGCACTCCATCACCACGTGCTACCCGTGCCGAAGACCGGTCGTGAACGGAACATCCTCACTGACGCGGGCGATATGCTCGACATATTGATGCGCTGTCACGTGGATCTTGTCCTCTGTGGGCACCGGCACGTGCCCTGGGTATGGAACCTGAACGGGATGGTCATCGCCAATGCGGGCACGGCATGCTCGAATCGGGTGAAATGGCAGATCCCGCAATCATTCAACCTCATCGAGCTGGACGACGACCGGAAAAAGGGCGTGCTCGAGATCTTCCGGATCTCTGCTCGTGGCGAACAGGAGCTGGTCTTTTCGACGCGACACAAGGAGGAGGGCACGTAA
- a CDS encoding phosphate ABC transporter substrate-binding protein, producing MKKEVITQMRKTKAIALAALVLLALGAGLMPAIDAAIPTGLAGSLTIAGSTTLLPINQECARLLMDANRDLRISVSGGGSGHGVKAVGAGEIDIGAASRDIKPAELVQYPDLKPVAIGTDSVAVVVHPSNAVSDLTLEQVARIFSGQITNWKDVGGADAEIRVITREEGSGTRETFETYVMAPLALDIAARASVKSSNGEVRATLKSDARSIGYLSLGYVDASMKALGIGGIAATVENVVAGDYPIQRSLYLITKGEPDVLAQAFLEFVLSSEGQAVVEDMGYIKVRGAATPTPTPAPSTTPFAPATAAPTPTPEAPGFETIAAVAGLLAVTYLAHRRMKRA from the coding sequence ATGAAAAAAGAGGTGATAACGCAGATGAGAAAAACGAAGGCGATAGCACTTGCGGCACTCGTCCTTCTGGCGCTGGGTGCCGGGCTCATGCCCGCGATCGACGCCGCGATCCCCACCGGGCTCGCCGGTTCGCTCACCATCGCCGGCTCGACCACCCTGCTCCCCATCAACCAGGAGTGTGCGCGGCTGCTCATGGACGCGAATCGTGACCTGCGGATCTCCGTCTCCGGCGGCGGATCCGGTCACGGCGTTAAGGCCGTCGGCGCGGGCGAGATCGATATCGGCGCGGCATCACGAGACATCAAGCCCGCGGAGCTGGTGCAGTATCCCGATCTGAAGCCGGTGGCCATCGGCACGGACAGCGTGGCTGTCGTCGTGCATCCCAGCAACGCGGTCAGCGACCTGACACTGGAACAGGTGGCGCGGATCTTCAGCGGTCAGATCACGAACTGGAAAGACGTGGGCGGCGCTGATGCTGAGATCCGGGTGATCACGCGGGAAGAAGGTTCCGGGACGCGCGAGACCTTCGAGACGTATGTGATGGCACCCCTTGCCCTGGACATTGCGGCTCGGGCATCGGTGAAGTCCTCGAACGGCGAGGTACGGGCAACCCTCAAAAGCGACGCCAGGAGCATCGGGTATCTCTCACTCGGTTACGTCGACGCTTCAATGAAGGCGCTTGGCATCGGCGGCATTGCGGCAACCGTCGAGAACGTTGTCGCGGGGGACTATCCGATCCAGCGGAGTCTGTATCTCATCACGAAGGGCGAGCCGGACGTGCTTGCGCAGGCGTTTCTTGAGTTCGTGCTGAGCAGTGAAGGGCAAGCGGTCGTCGAGGATATGGGCTACATCAAGGTGCGTGGGGCTGCTACGCCAACACCGACGCCCGCTCCGAGCACAACACCGTTCGCACCGGCAACAGCGGCACCAACGCCGACGCCGGAAGCGCCCGGCTTCGAGACGATAGCCGCCGTTGCGGGACTGCTGGCCGTAACGTATCTTGCACACCGCCGTATGAAGCGTGCGTAA
- a CDS encoding inorganic phosphate transporter, producing MASAVAYVSIIIFLALLYNFLNGANDSANAIATVIATKALTPLKALMLASVFNLIGAFAFTAVAQTIGKGIVSITDLATEVFFLVLICGLLGAIIWTYLCTMSGIPISVTHALVGAIMGAGLVAGGTRVIRWEILTEKVFLAIALGPFAGFVAGALIFAVVSWVLFLAFKGTPTPVVARFFRKLQPISASFMSFSHGMNDTQNAMGVISAALIAAGFLAAPPGEPFPVPWWVRIACGVIMALGTLLMGSRVIQTMGMRLTKLEPRHGFSAEAGAGLALFAVSLAGMPVSTTHVMGSSVIGGSFFQSLSRIRWPEVGRMVTAWVITLPLAALIGGLAYGLLDALL from the coding sequence ATGGCCTCGGCAGTCGCGTATGTCAGTATCATCATATTCCTTGCGCTGCTCTACAACTTCCTGAATGGTGCGAACGACAGCGCGAATGCGATCGCCACGGTGATCGCAACGAAAGCGTTGACCCCGCTCAAGGCGTTAATGCTCGCGAGTGTCTTCAACCTCATTGGCGCGTTCGCGTTCACCGCGGTGGCGCAGACGATCGGGAAAGGGATCGTCTCGATCACCGACCTGGCCACGGAGGTCTTCTTCCTCGTGCTCATCTGCGGCTTACTCGGCGCGATCATCTGGACCTATCTCTGTACCATGAGCGGGATACCGATCAGCGTGACGCATGCGCTGGTCGGCGCGATCATGGGTGCGGGCCTTGTCGCGGGTGGCACGCGCGTGATCAGATGGGAGATCCTCACGGAGAAGGTCTTCCTTGCGATCGCGCTCGGCCCCTTTGCGGGCTTTGTTGCCGGGGCGCTGATCTTTGCGGTGGTCAGCTGGGTGCTCTTTCTCGCCTTTAAAGGCACTCCGACACCCGTAGTGGCGCGATTCTTTCGCAAGCTCCAGCCCATCTCCGCGTCCTTCATGTCCTTCAGCCACGGCATGAACGATACGCAGAATGCGATGGGCGTGATCAGTGCTGCTCTGATCGCCGCGGGGTTCCTCGCCGCACCGCCCGGAGAGCCGTTTCCCGTGCCCTGGTGGGTGCGAATCGCCTGTGGCGTCATCATGGCGCTCGGCACACTGCTCATGGGCTCGCGGGTGATCCAAACAATGGGCATGCGCTTGACGAAGCTGGAGCCGCGGCACGGGTTCTCGGCAGAAGCGGGTGCCGGACTCGCCCTGTTCGCCGTGAGTTTAGCGGGCATGCCGGTGAGCACGACGCACGTCATGGGTTCCTCAGTGATCGGGGGATCGTTCTTCCAGAGTCTGAGCCGGATCCGGTGGCCCGAAGTTGGCCGCATGGTAACCGCGTGGGTGATCACCCTCCCCCTGGCTGCACTCATCGGCGGCCTCGCCTACGGGCTGCTTGATGCTCTTCTATAA